The Thunnus thynnus chromosome 13, fThuThy2.1, whole genome shotgun sequence genome segment CCTGCCCGTATGTGTCCGTGCAGGAGTGCCTCCCGTCAACTTGTTGGCCCAGAACTTCGGAGGACTGAACCTCAGCTCCCCGCCCCACGTGACTCCCATCAGACCACCAGCCAATCCCATGATGGCTGGCAATGCCATGATGATGGGCATGCCTACGTCAGTGGCAACTGGCATGCCGGCTTCCTTGACAACGGGTATGCCAACTTCGATGACCACTGGGACCATGGGAATGGGGGGGATGCCTGTAAACCAAGGCATGATGGGAATGAACATGAGCATGAATATGGGCATGGCCGCTCCCGTGATGATGGGTGGTATGACTGGTATGGGAGTGCCAGGAGTAGGGATGGGCCTCACACACTCCATCACCCCAGCCGTGGGTCCACCCAAACAAGATGCCTTCGCTAACTTTGGCAATTTTGGGAAATGAAGGAGTGCAAATAattgtgagtgtgagtgtgagtgagtgtgcacGTCTGaagttgtgagtgtgtgaatcACAGAAGGACTGCTGTACTTGAAGACAACTTTGCATgaatcttctctctctgcttctgctctttttttttttggcgaGCCAGCGATCGTTCAACATCCCGGTCTGTTGACATGATTTGGAGGCGGGGGAGAGCACCCACTCGTGCCTCTTACCCAGCGGTCACTTAATGTGTgaaatgatgtcacacagagGGCGCCTAATGAGCAGAGAAGGTGCCAACCCATAACCTCTAGTCATTACTTTCCTGCAGGGGAAAGAATTTTGCTCTTTACCTGTTTTATATATGAACTTCCATAAATCCTCCTTCATTACAAAAAGTATCAGCTAAAAGTTTTTCTCAGTTACGCCACACAGTTAAAAATCAGTAAACTTGATTCAAATCAAAATGGCATCGCTGCCTTAATATTGCATTGCAGCCTGAgatatgttttatatcatttcaaTGAAATTAAATCGCAGAATTGAAGCCATTACATTATTCCCAGGGAGCGACTCTATTACATTATCTCGCTCTTTGTGCAAACACTTAAACAGTTACAGTATCAGTAGTATACAGAATACATGCTCCACTCCTCCGGCAGAGTGCAGGATGGGTGTATATGGTCATAAGTATTCCTCTTGAGCCATACTAGGGTGGATGAATTGCATATTACaagctttttttcctctttgcctcccctctcctctcttttcatcAGGCTTGTAGCCGTTCACATTAAGGTTTTGTAGATGTATGAAAGACGACATGAGTGAAGCCTTGAACTTCTCAGGACAAAAGTCCCTAAAATACTGTTTGGCTCCTTATGTTCTATCACTTATCCGTTACTTTCCACTTTGGACGCCTCCGTCAGATTAATGCCTGATGAAAGGGTCAGTCAGTATTTTACTCAGAGTACTATTCACtgatattttcctctttttgtgtcCCCTCTGCCATTGTGTCACTTCACACACGCCGTTGTAGGTCACCTGACTTCATGAGAGAATATATATCTGCTCTATCTATTCTACCTTTACAGACAGTTTACAGACATTTCTTCCACGTTTAAGGCAGTGGCACATAGCAGAATTTGGGGGACGACCCAGCAATGCTcctttgatttgatttacaAAGTATTTTTCATCTTGCAGCTCACTCAGTGATCTGCTGGTGAAAGGGTTGCACATCAGCGTCTCACAAACCGTGGATCAGGAAATAACTACCCCCTACATTTGACATGGATCAGATAAGTTGGAGGAATGGgttttaataaatgatttctcTGACTAGTTGAGACAAATCTAAAAGGGTTTGAGGGTCTCgagtgacgtgtgtgtgtgtgaggaaaaacaggagtgaatgagtgtgtgtgactttgtgtatgggtatagttttctttgtttgatgtGCAAACACAGCTAAGCAGAgccttttgtcattttctgagGCAATGCACTCCAAATGACCAAATCTTTATTTTGTtactctcaaaaaaaaaaaaagatgattccATAGCTattagtttaatattttattagtttcaCTTGTAAGGTTATGTTCATACAGGAGAGCTACTAATGACATTGTTTAGTTGACAggaatcatgtttttgtttctttttcagtaCAGCTCGTTTCATTTGATTGTACTCTCTATTTTCTGTACTTCAttcaacattaaattaaattataacatGAAGGATACAGTTTCATCCTTTTTTCTTAAGTGTAGAAAAGTTTTTGGTCTTTCTGATATTTGCATTACATTTGATCCTGGACAGGCCCGAAACTACCGtgtcctctgtatttttttctgagaaTTTGGGGGTTTTAGAGACCTGGGGGGAGTTTACATTCTGCAATttaaattcatcatttaaaatttaaagccaacaaagaaataaaggaaTTATTTCCCCAGAGTTCATTTTCATTAGAGAAATACATTTAGTCCTTAGTAGTGGGAAATAATATCagacaatataataaaacatttaatagaatggataattctttttttttaaaagcatcttATTTttggtgaatgttttttttttttttaaagatgtcttgTTGACATAAGACTTGCATCATGACcaatatttctaaaatcctgaaTACAGCCCCTGAAGCAGTGGCGGAAGAGGTGTTCAGAtgctttacttaagtaaaagtacataagtattatcagcttgatgtagttaaagtattgcagtaaaagtagtggtttggtccctctgatacatatatgacatcattagattattaatactgaagcattaGTGTggaagcagcatgttactgttgtagctgctggaggtggagctagtttcaactactttatatacagttagatagtttagtccagtggttcccaacctaggggttggacccctccaaagggtcaccagataaatctgttgaaatgaaaccatgtgagaagtttagagggagaaatcattatttggtggagctgttaacaactcatagacatttgaaatgtgacctcaactacacactgctttttgtaagacgtcaaaaaacaaaaaagttggaaaccactggtttcatctttaacaacgtgttgtattttaaaagcttgttatattatccatcgtgtcaaatcttcatctgaaaagtaactaaagctgtcgaaaaaatgtagtggagtagaaagtacaatatttccctctgaaatgtagtagagtggaagtataaagtagcatcaaatgtaaatactcaagtaaagtacaaacacctcaaaacaGTACTTTAATAAATATACTTAATTTCACAACTGTCCAAGACGTTCTGTTGCTATGACGACTAACGGTTTTTGATCCATCACATCCCAGATGAAACAACACGTAACATTCAAATCTAAGTTAGATCCTACAACCCGACATTACTACGACGGTCGTAACAATGGACAGAAAGCCCCAAAAAAGACACCGAGAGACCTTTGAAGAAAATTACCCCAACTACAGTCCGCCTGCCAGACAACCAGGCCGGGATCGCGCAGCGACGCCCGCTGCCCGGCCATATCAGGCCGGAGACGGGGGTCACGCTCAACCGCTACACCGGCAAAACACGAACTACGTGGCTCCGTGTGGAGCAAGTTTTGAATTTGGAGACGGAAAGCTTCCACCTATATCGACCTTTTTTGACAAACCACTTCAGCGAGATGTGTCAGCGAAGGTGAGTGCTGGTCAGAAGGTCACTTAAGGTCGGAAACGGTCACTTAAGGCTACTGTGAGGCGCAGGCGCACtaaccaccagcagcagcagtttatgtgtgtatgtatgtatatatacgtatatatactaataatgacaataacaacaacaatgacaacaagTACCATATCTAAATGGtcagtaaaaaaacatttgatacaGCTCAAAAATGTTAGTTATACcactaaaaacaacatatacagtGACTAAGAATAAAATTACTAAGAAATCCCTCCTTAAACCTTGTCCCATATTCTGTAGCAAAACATGTTCTAATTGGAGAGGGGGTTGTGTTGTGTGCCATTTTAAAACCAGTTCAACTTGTTAAATGTGTAATATCTGATGGCAAATCATTCCATGTTTTCATTCCTCTGGACATAACAGTACCTTGCCTTGCGTTAGTTTTtgagacaagaagagaaaaacaacctCTTGATGCATGCCTATGCTTCTGAGCTAACTGTCCCACTCCAGAGCACCAGGAGACTGGATGTGCCGCAGGTCACTGCAGCTGGAGAACTGCTGACCCTAGATCCAGTCCACCTAACCCCAACCTCACCCAGCCTCGAAGGTCCAGTCATCAGTTTTACCATCCAGCCAACAGAGGAAGGTACTGTACTCCCATAGACCAGGGGTCATTGACACAAATCTGTTATTTTACGCATTTCTATGGGAATCTTTATCTAAATGATGAGTAATgtctttgcacacacacattgtgtcTCTCAGATCTGAAGCAGATGCAGACTGGCCAGGACAAGAATGGACACATTAAACGGCCAATGAATGCCTTTATGGTGTGGGCTTGCATCCACCGAGCAGCCTTGCGCAAAGCCTGCCCCGAAGCCAGCATGACGGACATCAGTATTCAGCTGGGCTGTGAGTGGTCCAGACTGAGTCAGGAACAGAAGAGGCCTTACTATGAAATGGCTGACAAACTGAAAGACATCCACAGACACCAATTCCCTGGTAAGAACCATTACACAGCTAAATGGCAGTGACTTAGAGGATAATGAATATTACTGGAAGTTTAGGATATATTGTCAGTTTGAATCTGGATGGTAAACCTCTGATTTTCACTTAATCTGGCTCAGATTATGAGTTTCGTCCCCATaagaagaaaggcagagagtaTTGGACCTCAGGGCAGGGAACAGGACAAGAAACTGGACAGGGAACAGGACAAGAGGCAGGTCAAGAAGCAAGACAGGGGGAAGGACAGGACCCTGGCGTTTCCTTTTTCGTCTCACAGGCCATGCCTCCAGCTCAGTCCAAGTTTCTGGGTGCCGGCATGTACCCATGTCTCGCCATGATGCCCTACACTGTGGGCTGCTATTCCCACCCATCCATTTGCCCATATCATCCAATGAGCCTCTACTCCAGGGTCCAGATCCGCCCTTCACGGTTAGACATCTTTAGTGAAATAGTTTGCCAACAACTGATAGATTACAgctaaaattaatttaaaattatttatcatGCAGACAAGGAAAGTCGTTTATCTTTTCCTGTAGATTTCTTGTCAGAAGAAGCGAGCAAGGAATGAATTAGTTTTAAGAGACAAGTGTCCTCAGTTTTATTCTACAGCcagctttttttaattttatttgtgcacTATCAAGATCATTTTTACAACAAATACTGTGTGATACAAGAATAGGAGGAATTCACAGCTCAGTGACAATTTGACACATTTAATGGACCCTTTTCTAATTTACTTGTTGTGTGCTTCTATTAGGTTTTTCCACAGATGCCAACATGCCTGCAGCTCTATAGAGGGAGTGATGAATTACCAAAACCTGCAGAGGGGAGAGACCACTCTGGCCGCCCTCACCAGGGAATTCATGCAGTATCAGCCAGCTGACCGTCGTCATGAAGTCCTCATTAGCTCTACCACGACATTAGAGAGCCTTGAACAGCCTGATACTGGCGCCAAGCAGCAGCTTTCAGCCAACAACAGAGTGGAGTGTAAATGTGAGGATGACATTGACGTCGTCGGACTGCTCTAGGAGACTTTCAGACACAATGCAGCACTGACAGCAATATTTAGGTCAAATTTAtggtcaaagaaataaaatgctcTGTGACTGTTggtctgctgctgttgtgtaatATGTtacaatataaaattaaatgttgtgtctttgtttggatttaataaTTGGTAGTGTTTACAAActagcaaacattagcatgaGGTGTTTAGATGTAATCTGAAAAAGTGGGTTTTCAGCCTTTATCAGAGGATGGGCGGTGACCTGCTGTCCTGACTTCAGTTGGTAGCTGGTGACTAAAATGGTGCATTATAACTAAATGCTGCTTCTTCGTTCAGTTTGAAGGGACCTTTCTTGACCTTAGAATTagtaatttgacaaaataatcttaacacACACCAACAGCTAGTATGTGGACCTTGtgtaagattattttgttaaGCTTCTCTTTGTTCAGTTTTGACTAACAGGTAACACTATCAGTCAGACTATATTCTATGGCACACTGTCCTGTTTGGGCATCATTGATTATCACTCTGTTTTTAAGATTATAGCAtgaatactttttaaaactttttttaaatggttttgacTTTTAGACAAGCAAAACTTCTGAGAATATGACTTCCAACAGTATTTCCTATGCTTGGTTATTACTACTTTtaaacagtggtggaatgtaacttaGTACATTTAGTCaagtactttacttaagtacaaatttaatttttattccactacatttatttgccaCTTATAGTGACTAGTTACTTCTCAGATTAAgatttaacataaaataatatattttaatattctatCTCTTGTATAAAttgtctgctcttttcttttttttaaaaaagttatgCACTTTGAGATGCATTGGCATGtaaaaggcgctatataaaagtgtattaatattattatcattataaaacatatgatacacttatataatatgatgcagtacTATTGCTATCAATGTACCAAAAGTATCTAAAATTGTCTCCACGGTGATGAAGTACAGCATTAAAATGCtcttacatgtatttttttagtgatgaaaacaaacaacataatatACTATAATGATATAACTCTAAAAGAAGCCAGTCTACATAATgagcacttttacttttggtactttaagtacatttggTTATAATTCCTCTATACTTTAACATTTATACgttaacattttgaatttaggACATTTACttatggagtatttttagtCTACAGTATTTCTACTACTGAATACTTCGTCCACCACTACTTTTAAGTAGAGGGCTTCAGTTCTTTTCCCACCACTGCCATAGTAGTAGGCACTCAAAATACCACCAGAATACATAATACTtacttgtaaagcactttgtaattgcTTGTTTTGATAAGTGCAATAtaataaacttattattattattattattattattattattattattattattattattattattattattattattattatttagtattACTACCAGCACAGTAAACACAGAGCTAAGTGGTAAAAGCTAATGCAGTATACAGAAAGTAGTGTTTTCAGTCCACCCTACCAGCAACACTCCGCACTTTGAACAAAGACATCATAATAAATTGGATCCGAGCGGACCAATGAACGCTTAGCCAAACCATTCATGGGAAACAGATCATCCAATCAGAGCTCACATAACTTGGTTTGCACTATGATTGACACCACCGTTCAGCGaataggaaaaataaaaaaaacacttaggGGCGTTTCCAGGAAGACAGTTGTTACATTTTCCTGTAATGGCGGACCAGGCAGAGAGCGAGGCTATCGGGTTCAGCGACAACAGGTCAGAAAATAGCAAATATAGCGTCAAAATGAACATCAGCAGCATGTGTGTTATTAAGCATAAGCCGCATGTTTATATGCAGTTGGTcggagttgtttttttatcgATAGGTTTTGATAAACAGTGGCATTACTTGTGAATGAAGCcgtgctagctagctagcttgtaGCTAACTAGCCTGTGTTGCCAAGCGGCTCGCGTCTGCCGTCCGCTCGTGGCACGCGGTAAACACAGGCAGCCaggtcaaacacagacaggtgtTTTTTCCGTTTTACCAGATTGTTTCTCCTCAGACTCACTTCCTGTGTTAAGTGTGAAGTCTGTGCACAAATGTTAATGCAGAATAGCTTGCTGGCTAATCTAAGCTACGCTACATTCATTAGTAAGCACATAATGCAATGTGACTTCGTCCATTCAGTGTCTTTCACGGATGaactgttcagtttgttttggatcAAAGCGTGTACCTTTACAAAGCCAACAAGATATCACCTTGATTATTTCAAGGCTTAAACATGTATGAATACCAAACAccttaaagatcctctccagacacgttttaagatgtatataaatatgatcTACTTTGAATCATTTGTGTGTAATATGGTTTTTCCGCAGAAAAAGTTTGATTATCTCGTTTAAATTCTTAAAAAGGCCCATTAAAAAATTCAGAtgctatgaatatgtaaatgtttttcattttaaaaagttgaactgctgaacacaagatgtctcctactttactgtaaagtccattctcagtgtttgtgcgctGGAGGCTtccaagtttccacatcacacttgtatgaGTTGCATACTAGACCACGATTGACTCCAAACtgcttgtgatgtcacaaatcctgctcataggttCACGCTTTAAAGTCTGATTTTCCAGTGAGTACAGAGAAGCTTTCCACTTtgagcagatgaatgaaaaaacagccttctagtgtcaaactctgcacatacatcattctgcacagtgaagcttaaacatccaactgtaggaacaagaagaaaaacatatttatgtgtgCAGGGGGACTTTAAAGATAACAGCTAAAGGCTCTGTAGCAAAAACAATCCACTTCAGTGTGATTGCGTTTTCAGGACCATATTTCTGCATCTCATGTATGTACATTAATCAGGAgaacaatattattataaaaactataaatgCTTTATGGTGAGACTTTTCAGACACCTGCAGAAAGTTTTCTATAACAATTAGCTAACTTACCAGCAGTAAATTAGCTTCCTCCAGAGTGAACCTATAACATTATAACATATACTCTCTGTAGCGTTAAGGAAGCACCGAATTATATTATTTTGCATGACTTGCAGAATGTATGCAGTATGTTATTTATATTCTATCATTGTGGGAcatttgtttcatattgtaAAGCACAATTTTGGTGCCCAGATTAACGCTGTAAAGCAATTACAAAGACAGATTTTTCCCAAAATGATTCCTAAATTACTTGAGAATGACAGCTGAAAGAGACAGTGTGACTTCACATATCATTCACCATCAACTTGACAGTTTGAAATTTGCCACCCCTAAATAGATATTGTGATATGCATCTATTTCAGAAGAAATAGAAATCCTTTAATAATTGTGATATAAATGGTTTACTAGAATGGCGCAGCAGGCGGTACGGTTC includes the following:
- the LOC137195023 gene encoding transcription factor Sox-2-like — its product is MDRKPQKRHRETFEENYPNYSPPARQPGRDRAATPAARPYQAGDGGHAQPLHRQNTNYVAPCGASFEFGDGKLPPISTFFDKPLQRDVSAKSTRRLDVPQVTAAGELLTLDPVHLTPTSPSLEGPVISFTIQPTEEDLKQMQTGQDKNGHIKRPMNAFMVWACIHRAALRKACPEASMTDISIQLGCEWSRLSQEQKRPYYEMADKLKDIHRHQFPDYEFRPHKKKGREYWTSGQGTGQETGQGTGQEAGQEARQGEGQDPGVSFFVSQAMPPAQSKFLGAGMYPCLAMMPYTVGCYSHPSICPYHPMSLYSRVQIRPSRFFHRCQHACSSIEGVMNYQNLQRGETTLAALTREFMQYQPADRRHEVLISSTTTLESLEQPDTGAKQQLSANNRVECKCEDDIDVVGLL